In one window of Acanthopagrus latus isolate v.2019 chromosome 15, fAcaLat1.1, whole genome shotgun sequence DNA:
- the ikzf5 gene encoding zinc finger protein Pegasus isoform X2 → MSLEDSSGILVDGFERTYDGKLKCRYCNYATRGTARLIEHIRIHTGEKPHRCHLCPFASAYERHLEAHMRSHTGEKPYKCELCSFRCSDRSNLSHHRRRRHKLLPMKGARSLSHKKMLSVLQKKASSLGYGRRLLINFSPPSMVVHKADNVNDFSHELPHLRQETYDGQSRAVEDGHSANQNHHHHHDMVMDNPLNQLSTLAGQLASLPSESQAQSQPPMSPGAESIVDEKPFLIQQPHPATAPVAVTASMAHASSSSPITPEPRAPPHSNCSPGGGPCSEHSGRTSTPSISNSQPSTPAPGLSAPLQDPHVLHHCQHCDIYFPDNILYTIHMGCHGYENPFQCNICGHKCKSKYDFACHFARGQHK, encoded by the exons ATGTCCCTGGAGGACAGCTCAGGGATCCTCGTCGATGGTTTTGAACGGACCTATGACGGGAAGCTCAAGTGCCGCTACTGCAACTACGCAACCAGAGGCACAGCGAGACTCATTGAGCACATCCGCATTCACACAG GAGAGAAACCTCATCGCTGCCACCTGTGCCCGTTTGCTTCGGCCTATGAGCGTCACCTGGAGGCCCACATGCGATCGCACACTGGTGAGAAGCCTTATAAATGTGAGCTGTGCTCCTTCCGCTGCAGTGATCGCAGCAACTTGTCACACCATCGCCGCCGACGCCACAAACTCCTGCCGATGAAAGGTGCTCGCTCGCTTTCCCATAAGAAGATGCTGAGTGTTTTACAGAAGAAGGCCAGCTCATTAGGCTACGGCCGCCGACTCCTCATCAACTTCAGCCCCCCTTCAATGGTGGTGCACAAGGCTGATAATGTGAACGACTTCTCCCATGAGCTGCCCCACTTACGCCAGGAGACCTATGATGGTCAGAGTCGAGCAGTCGAGGACGGGCACTCGGCCAATCAaaatcaccatcaccaccatgaCATGGTGATGGATAATCCCCTGAACCAGCTGTCCACCCTGGCGGGCCAGTTGGCCAGCCTCCCTTCAGAGTCTCAGGCACAGAGTCAACCTCCCATGTCTCCAGGAGCAGAGTCCATCGTTGATGAGAAGCCCTTCCTCATCCAGCAGCCCCACCCTGCCACAGCTCCTGTGGCTGTCACAGCCAGCATGGCCcatgcctcctcctcttccccaaTCACCCCAGAGCCCCGGGCACCGCCCCACAGCAATTGCAGTCCTGGAGGGGGACCCTGCAGCGAGCACAGTGGGCGCACCAGTACCCCTAGTATCTCCAACAGCCAACCCAGCACGCCGGCCCCAGGCCTGTCTGCCCCACTCCAGGACCCCCATGTGCTGCATCACTGCCAGCACTGTGACATCTACTTCCCTGACAACATCCTTTACACCATCCACATGGGCTGCCATGGCTACGAGAACCCATTCCAGTGCAACATCTGTGGCCACAAGTGCAAAAGCAAGTATGACTTTGCCTGCCACTTTGCCCGGGGGCAGCACAAGTAA
- the ikzf5 gene encoding zinc finger protein Pegasus isoform X1 yields the protein MGEEKPDTLDFVKDFQEYLSQQTQHVNMISGSVSGVKEADELPPDCSQNGLDHPSVDMSLEDSSGILVDGFERTYDGKLKCRYCNYATRGTARLIEHIRIHTGEKPHRCHLCPFASAYERHLEAHMRSHTGEKPYKCELCSFRCSDRSNLSHHRRRRHKLLPMKGARSLSHKKMLSVLQKKASSLGYGRRLLINFSPPSMVVHKADNVNDFSHELPHLRQETYDGQSRAVEDGHSANQNHHHHHDMVMDNPLNQLSTLAGQLASLPSESQAQSQPPMSPGAESIVDEKPFLIQQPHPATAPVAVTASMAHASSSSPITPEPRAPPHSNCSPGGGPCSEHSGRTSTPSISNSQPSTPAPGLSAPLQDPHVLHHCQHCDIYFPDNILYTIHMGCHGYENPFQCNICGHKCKSKYDFACHFARGQHK from the exons ATGGGTGAGGAAAAACCAGACACGCTTGACTTTGTGAAGGATTTCCAAGAGTATCTGAGCCAGCAGACTCAACATGTGAATATGATATCAGGCTCCGTCAGCGGCGTCAAGGAGGCGGACGAGCTGCCTCCAG ACTGCAGTCAGAATGGACTGGATCACCCCTCAGTGGACATGTCCCTGGAGGACAGCTCAGGGATCCTCGTCGATGGTTTTGAACGGACCTATGACGGGAAGCTCAAGTGCCGCTACTGCAACTACGCAACCAGAGGCACAGCGAGACTCATTGAGCACATCCGCATTCACACAG GAGAGAAACCTCATCGCTGCCACCTGTGCCCGTTTGCTTCGGCCTATGAGCGTCACCTGGAGGCCCACATGCGATCGCACACTGGTGAGAAGCCTTATAAATGTGAGCTGTGCTCCTTCCGCTGCAGTGATCGCAGCAACTTGTCACACCATCGCCGCCGACGCCACAAACTCCTGCCGATGAAAGGTGCTCGCTCGCTTTCCCATAAGAAGATGCTGAGTGTTTTACAGAAGAAGGCCAGCTCATTAGGCTACGGCCGCCGACTCCTCATCAACTTCAGCCCCCCTTCAATGGTGGTGCACAAGGCTGATAATGTGAACGACTTCTCCCATGAGCTGCCCCACTTACGCCAGGAGACCTATGATGGTCAGAGTCGAGCAGTCGAGGACGGGCACTCGGCCAATCAaaatcaccatcaccaccatgaCATGGTGATGGATAATCCCCTGAACCAGCTGTCCACCCTGGCGGGCCAGTTGGCCAGCCTCCCTTCAGAGTCTCAGGCACAGAGTCAACCTCCCATGTCTCCAGGAGCAGAGTCCATCGTTGATGAGAAGCCCTTCCTCATCCAGCAGCCCCACCCTGCCACAGCTCCTGTGGCTGTCACAGCCAGCATGGCCcatgcctcctcctcttccccaaTCACCCCAGAGCCCCGGGCACCGCCCCACAGCAATTGCAGTCCTGGAGGGGGACCCTGCAGCGAGCACAGTGGGCGCACCAGTACCCCTAGTATCTCCAACAGCCAACCCAGCACGCCGGCCCCAGGCCTGTCTGCCCCACTCCAGGACCCCCATGTGCTGCATCACTGCCAGCACTGTGACATCTACTTCCCTGACAACATCCTTTACACCATCCACATGGGCTGCCATGGCTACGAGAACCCATTCCAGTGCAACATCTGTGGCCACAAGTGCAAAAGCAAGTATGACTTTGCCTGCCACTTTGCCCGGGGGCAGCACAAGTAA